One window of the Betaproteobacteria bacterium genome contains the following:
- a CDS encoding TRAP transporter small permease subunit translates to MTPLLKLSGLIDALNAAVGKAAFWLVLIMTVISAGNASVRFAFNYSSNGLLEIQWYLFAAIFLLCSAYTLQKNEHVRIDVLSGKLSPKGQAVIDIIGTLVFLLPMVILVLWLALPLVAESYKIQEMSANAGGLIRWPVKLLLPIGFALLALQGVSELIKRFAFLAGLIEDPNSKDKKLSPEEELAAEIARLAQEKK, encoded by the coding sequence GTGACCCCTCTGCTCAAGCTCTCGGGCCTGATCGACGCGCTCAACGCCGCCGTCGGCAAGGCGGCGTTCTGGCTGGTGCTGATCATGACCGTCATCAGCGCCGGCAACGCCAGCGTGCGTTTTGCTTTCAATTACAGCTCCAACGGCCTGCTGGAAATCCAGTGGTATCTCTTTGCCGCCATCTTCCTCCTGTGCTCGGCCTACACCCTGCAGAAGAACGAACATGTGCGCATCGACGTCCTGTCGGGCAAACTTTCGCCCAAGGGCCAGGCCGTCATCGACATCATCGGCACCCTGGTCTTCCTGCTGCCCATGGTCATCCTGGTCCTGTGGCTGGCGCTCCCCCTGGTGGCCGAGTCCTACAAGATCCAGGAAATGTCGGCCAACGCCGGCGGCCTGATCCGCTGGCCCGTCAAGCTGCTCCTGCCCATCGGCTTCGCCTTGCTGGCCCTGCAGGGGGTATCGGAACTGATCAAGCGCTTCGCCTTCCTCGCCGGACTGATCGAAGACCCCAACTCCAAGGACAAGAAGCTGTCGCCCGAAGAAGAACTGGCCGCTGAAATCGCCCGCCTGGCCCAGGAGAAGAAATAA
- a CDS encoding histidine phosphatase family protein, producing the protein MVEIPTSPLTRLCLVRHGETEWNAERRIQGQIDIELNATGRLQAEAAGRWLVRAGLVALYSSDLRRAWQTAQAIGAATGLEPVARPALRERRYGIFEGLTYAELQARHPAGYAAFEARDADYDFESGESLKTMYARVTGCLGEIAAAHPGQTVALVLHGGVLDIVNRFVRGTALEAPRDFLIPNAGLNWISRRAGHWFLDTWGDTRHLESGALDELPT; encoded by the coding sequence ATGGTGGAAATCCCTACCTCGCCCCTCACCCGTCTGTGCCTCGTGCGCCATGGCGAAACCGAATGGAACGCCGAGCGGCGCATCCAGGGTCAGATCGACATCGAACTCAACGCCACCGGCCGCCTCCAGGCCGAGGCCGCCGGCCGCTGGCTCGTGCGGGCGGGCCTGGTCGCGCTCTACAGTAGCGATCTGCGGCGAGCCTGGCAGACAGCCCAGGCCATCGGCGCGGCCACTGGCCTGGAACCGGTCGCCCGGCCCGCCCTGCGCGAAAGGCGCTACGGCATTTTCGAAGGCCTGACCTACGCCGAACTGCAAGCGCGCCACCCGGCGGGCTACGCCGCTTTCGAGGCGCGGGACGCGGATTACGACTTCGAGAGTGGCGAAAGCCTCAAGACCATGTATGCCCGGGTGACCGGCTGCCTGGGCGAAATCGCCGCCGCCCATCCCGGGCAGACGGTGGCTCTGGTGCTGCACGGTGGTGTTCTCGATATCGTCAATCGCTTCGTGCGCGGCACGGCCCTGGAGGCACCGCGGGACTTCCTCATTCCCAACGCCGGCCTCAACTGGATTTCCCGCCGTGCCGGCCATTGGTTCCTCGACACCTGGGGCGACACCCGCCACCTGGAATCCGGCGCCCTGGACGAACTGCCGACGTGA
- a CDS encoding serine hydroxymethyltransferase, translated as MFSAKDTLAKIDPELWQAVTAENQRQEDHIELIASENYVSKAVMEAQGSQLTNKYAEGYPGKRYYGGCEHVDVAEQLAIDRLKKLFGAEAANVQPNSGSQANQAVLMAFAQPGDTLMGMSLAEGGHLTHGMPLNMSGKWFKVVSYGLDENEAIDYDRMEALAREHKPRIICAGASAYALRIDFERFAKVAREIGAIFWVDMAHYAGLIAAGYYPNPVPHADVVTSTTHKTLRGPRGGIILMKAEHEKAINSAIFPGLQGGPLMHVIAAKAVAFKEAATPGFRQYQELVIANARVMARVLSEERGLRIVSGRTESHVFLVDLRPKNITGKEAEAALGRAHITVNKNGIPNDPQKPFVTSGIRIGSPAMTTRGFTEIEAEKVAHLVADVLDAPNDEAVAAKVREQVAALCARFPVYGA; from the coding sequence ATGTTTTCCGCGAAAGACACCCTGGCGAAGATCGACCCCGAACTGTGGCAGGCCGTCACGGCCGAGAATCAGCGTCAGGAAGACCACATCGAACTGATCGCGTCCGAAAACTACGTGAGCAAGGCCGTCATGGAAGCCCAGGGCTCCCAGCTCACCAACAAGTACGCCGAGGGCTACCCTGGCAAGCGCTACTACGGCGGTTGCGAGCACGTGGACGTGGCCGAACAGCTGGCCATCGATCGCCTGAAGAAACTCTTCGGTGCCGAAGCCGCCAACGTGCAGCCCAACTCCGGTTCGCAAGCCAACCAGGCCGTCCTCATGGCCTTCGCCCAGCCCGGCGACACCCTCATGGGCATGAGCCTGGCCGAAGGCGGCCACCTCACCCACGGCATGCCCCTCAACATGTCGGGCAAGTGGTTCAAGGTGGTGTCCTACGGCCTCGACGAAAACGAGGCCATCGACTACGACAGGATGGAAGCCCTGGCCCGGGAGCACAAGCCGCGCATCATCTGCGCCGGCGCCTCCGCCTACGCCCTGCGCATCGACTTCGAGCGCTTCGCCAAGGTGGCCCGGGAAATCGGCGCCATCTTCTGGGTCGATATGGCCCACTACGCCGGCCTCATCGCCGCCGGCTACTACCCCAACCCGGTGCCCCACGCCGACGTGGTCACCTCGACCACCCACAAGACCCTGCGCGGTCCCCGCGGCGGCATCATCCTGATGAAGGCCGAGCACGAGAAGGCCATCAATTCCGCCATCTTTCCCGGCCTCCAGGGCGGCCCGCTGATGCACGTCATCGCCGCCAAGGCCGTGGCCTTCAAGGAAGCCGCCACGCCGGGCTTCCGCCAGTATCAGGAGCTGGTCATCGCCAACGCCCGCGTCATGGCCCGCGTGCTCTCCGAGGAGCGCGGCCTGCGCATCGTTTCCGGCCGCACCGAGAGCCACGTCTTCCTGGTGGACCTGCGCCCCAAGAACATCACCGGCAAGGAAGCCGAAGCCGCCTTGGGCCGCGCCCACATCACGGTCAACAAGAACGGCATCCCCAACGACCCCCAGAAGCCCTTCGTCACCTCCGGCATCCGCATCGGCTCCCCGGCCATGACCACCCGCGGCTTCACCGAAATCGAGGCCGAGAAGGTGGCCCATCTGGTGGCCGACGTGCTCGACGCCCCCAACGACGAGGCCGTGGCCGCCAAGGTGCGCGAGCAGGTGGCGGCCCTGTGCGCCCGGTTCCCGGTGTATGGGGCTTGA
- the nrdR gene encoding transcriptional repressor NrdR → MKCPFCGADDTAVVDTRLNDEGDIVRRRRKCNTCDKRFTTYERAEIRLPQVVKKNGSRTEFSRDKLRASLDLALRKRPVSTEAVDAAIGDIEEKLLSSGEREVTSQQLGELVMRELKKLDKVAYIRFASVYRNFEDVDAFSRAIREVSPRK, encoded by the coding sequence ATGAAGTGCCCCTTTTGCGGCGCTGACGATACCGCCGTCGTTGACACGCGGCTCAACGACGAGGGCGACATCGTCCGCCGGCGCCGCAAGTGCAACACCTGCGACAAGCGTTTCACCACCTACGAGCGGGCGGAAATCCGCCTGCCCCAGGTGGTCAAGAAAAACGGCTCGCGCACCGAATTCAGCCGTGACAAGCTCAGGGCCAGCCTGGACCTGGCGCTGCGGAAACGGCCCGTCTCCACCGAGGCCGTCGATGCCGCCATCGGCGACATTGAGGAAAAGCTGCTTTCTTCCGGGGAGCGCGAGGTGACCTCGCAGCAGTTGGGCGAACTGGTCATGCGCGAGTTGAAGAAGCTCGACAAGGTGGCGTACATCCGCTTCGCTTCGGTCTATCGCAATTTCGAAGACGTGGACGCCTTTTCCCGGGCCATCCGCGAAGTGTCGCCGCGCAAGTGA
- the ribD gene encoding bifunctional diaminohydroxyphosphoribosylaminopyrimidine deaminase/5-amino-6-(5-phosphoribosylamino)uracil reductase RibD has product MSFSAADHGFMARALRLAEQGLYSTTPNPRVGCLVVRDGVVVGEGWHARAGEPHAEPLALAAAGGTARGATVYVTLEPCSHHGRTPPCSEALIAAGVARVVAAMADPNPLVAGQGLAALRAAGIATECGLLETEARELNIGFVARMARGRPWLRLKAAASLDGQTALGNGVSQWITGPEARRDGHRWRARACALLTGIGTVKDDDPQLTVREVDSSRQPLRVVVDSRLETPLGARILKGGNVLVAGAVADRGRIAALEAAGAEVFVQPNAAGKVDLAGLLAELARRGVNEVHAEAGFKLNGSLLREGLVDEFLLYLAPCLIGSDARGLFNLSALTSLDDRRRLTLRDVRQVGADIRVLARPA; this is encoded by the coding sequence GTGAGTTTCTCGGCCGCCGACCACGGCTTCATGGCCCGCGCCCTGCGCCTGGCGGAGCAGGGTTTGTACAGCACCACGCCCAATCCTCGCGTCGGCTGCCTTGTGGTGCGGGATGGTGTCGTGGTGGGCGAGGGCTGGCACGCCCGGGCCGGCGAGCCCCATGCCGAGCCCCTGGCCCTCGCGGCGGCGGGGGGGACGGCCCGGGGCGCCACTGTCTATGTGACCCTGGAACCCTGTAGTCATCACGGACGCACGCCGCCCTGCAGCGAGGCCCTGATCGCCGCAGGGGTGGCCCGTGTCGTCGCCGCCATGGCCGACCCCAACCCGCTGGTGGCGGGGCAGGGCCTCGCCGCGCTGCGGGCGGCGGGAATCGCCACCGAATGCGGCCTGCTGGAGACCGAGGCGCGGGAACTCAATATCGGCTTCGTCGCCCGCATGGCCCGGGGCCGTCCCTGGCTGCGCCTCAAGGCCGCCGCCAGCCTGGACGGCCAGACGGCGCTCGGCAACGGCGTCAGTCAGTGGATCACCGGCCCCGAGGCCCGGCGTGACGGCCATCGCTGGCGGGCGCGGGCCTGCGCCCTGCTGACCGGCATCGGCACGGTCAAGGACGACGACCCCCAACTCACCGTGCGGGAGGTGGATAGTTCCCGCCAGCCCCTGCGCGTGGTGGTCGATAGCCGGCTGGAGACACCGCTGGGCGCCCGCATCCTCAAGGGGGGCAACGTCCTGGTGGCGGGGGCGGTGGCGGACCGGGGGCGCATTGCCGCCCTGGAGGCGGCGGGGGCCGAGGTCTTCGTCCAGCCCAACGCCGCCGGCAAGGTCGACCTCGCCGGCTTGCTGGCGGAACTGGCCCGCCGCGGCGTCAATGAGGTTCACGCCGAAGCCGGCTTCAAGCTCAATGGCTCCCTGTTGCGGGAAGGGCTGGTGGACGAATTCCTGCTCTACCTGGCGCCCTGCCTCATCGGCAGCGACGCCCGGGGGCTCTTCAACCTGTCCGCCCTGACAAGTCTGGACGACAGGCGGCGCCTGACGCTTCGCGATGTGCGGCAGGTCGGGGCAGATATCCGGGTGCTTGCCCGGCCGGCGTAG
- the moeB gene encoding molybdopterin-synthase adenylyltransferase MoeB, giving the protein MNDAQLLRYSRHILLDDLGIEGQERLLAAHAVVIGAGGLGSPAALYLASAGVGRITLVDGDEVDFTNLQRQILHTQERVGQAKVLSGRTALAQINPEIDVVARHERLEGEALDALIATADVVLDCCDNFSTRHAVNRACVHHRKPLVSGAAIRFDGQISVYDMSRDDSPCYHCLFPEGEDVEEVRCAVMGVFAPLTGIVGTMQAAEALKLLAHIGESLAGRLLLVDSLEMEWRSVRFKKDPGCAVCGPTPAGQAPGYLPRPAAHREASGAACRPDLSGRTG; this is encoded by the coding sequence ATGAACGACGCCCAGCTCCTGCGTTACAGCCGCCACATCCTGCTGGACGATCTGGGCATCGAGGGGCAGGAGCGGCTGCTGGCGGCGCATGCGGTGGTGATCGGGGCCGGAGGCCTGGGGTCGCCGGCGGCGCTGTATCTCGCCTCGGCCGGGGTCGGCAGGATCACCCTCGTGGATGGCGACGAAGTCGATTTCACCAATTTGCAGCGGCAAATCCTCCACACCCAGGAGCGGGTCGGGCAGGCCAAGGTGCTTTCGGGCCGCACGGCCCTGGCCCAGATCAATCCCGAAATCGACGTCGTGGCACGGCACGAGCGCCTGGAGGGTGAAGCCCTCGACGCCCTCATCGCCACGGCCGACGTGGTCCTCGATTGCTGCGACAACTTCAGTACCCGGCACGCGGTAAACCGGGCGTGCGTGCACCACAGGAAGCCCCTGGTCTCCGGAGCCGCCATCCGTTTCGACGGGCAAATCAGCGTCTATGACATGTCCCGGGACGACTCGCCGTGTTACCACTGTCTGTTCCCCGAGGGGGAGGATGTCGAGGAGGTGCGCTGCGCGGTGATGGGGGTCTTCGCGCCGCTCACCGGCATCGTCGGAACGATGCAGGCCGCCGAAGCCCTGAAGCTGCTCGCGCACATCGGAGAATCCCTGGCCGGCCGGCTGCTGCTGGTGGACAGCCTGGAAATGGAGTGGCGCAGCGTCCGCTTCAAGAAGGACCCGGGCTGCGCCGTGTGCGGTCCTACGCCGGCCGGGCAAGCACCCGGATATCTGCCCCGACCTGCCGCACATCGCGAAGCGTCAGGCGCCGCCTGTCGTCCAGACTTGTCAGGGCGGACAGGTTGA
- a CDS encoding PDZ domain-containing protein: MGQFEMSKVKTISLALGGFLAGALISLHLPALAEKDAPGAGLPIDDLRTFAAVYNAVKQAYVEPVEDKKMIANAISGMLSNLDPHSSYLDPDGYKDLQVSTQGEFGGLGIEVGMEDGLVKVVSPIEDTPAYRAGIKAGDLIFKLDDALVKGMTLNDAVKKMRGKPKTPIKLSIIRKGEAKPIEITLVREVIKVQSVKSKVVEPGYGWVRITQFQETTGASLVKHLGDLYKQGSLKGLILDLRNDPGGLLNGAVGVSAAFLPPNAKVVSTDGRTEDAKQEFLARPSDYLRGTKEDYLKGLPAEIKKVPMVVLVNSGSASASEIVAGALQDHKRAVIMGTQTFGKGSVQTVLPLPGNTAIKLTTARYYTPSGRSIQAKGIVPDIVVEETANGTPMANARVREADLERHLNNDRDGEASKEAPKPEAKPEAKPSPKTQPKPGKGGDKKEEAEDELPPRVEYAGKGDYQFAQALNLLKGLQIMQNKTQ; encoded by the coding sequence ATGGGCCAGTTTGAAATGAGCAAAGTCAAAACCATCTCCTTGGCCCTGGGCGGTTTCCTCGCCGGCGCCCTCATCAGCCTGCATCTCCCCGCCCTGGCAGAAAAGGACGCCCCCGGTGCCGGCCTGCCCATCGACGATCTGCGTACCTTCGCCGCTGTATACAATGCGGTGAAGCAGGCCTACGTGGAACCGGTGGAGGACAAGAAGATGATCGCCAACGCGATCTCGGGCATGCTTTCCAACCTGGACCCCCACTCCTCCTACCTGGACCCGGACGGCTACAAGGACTTGCAGGTGTCGACCCAGGGCGAATTCGGCGGCCTGGGCATCGAGGTGGGCATGGAGGACGGCCTGGTCAAGGTGGTGTCGCCCATCGAGGACACCCCCGCCTACCGCGCCGGCATCAAGGCCGGCGACCTCATCTTCAAGCTGGACGATGCGCTGGTGAAGGGCATGACCCTCAATGACGCAGTCAAGAAGATGCGCGGCAAGCCCAAGACGCCGATCAAGCTGTCGATCATCAGGAAGGGCGAAGCCAAGCCCATCGAAATCACCCTGGTGCGGGAAGTCATCAAGGTGCAGAGCGTGAAGTCCAAGGTGGTGGAACCCGGCTACGGCTGGGTACGCATCACCCAGTTCCAGGAAACCACCGGCGCCAGCCTGGTCAAGCACCTGGGCGATCTTTACAAGCAAGGCAGCCTGAAGGGCCTGATCCTCGATCTGCGCAACGATCCGGGCGGCCTGCTCAACGGCGCCGTCGGCGTATCCGCCGCCTTCCTGCCCCCCAACGCCAAGGTGGTTTCCACCGACGGCCGCACCGAGGACGCCAAGCAGGAGTTCCTGGCCCGCCCCTCCGACTACCTGCGCGGCACCAAGGAAGATTATCTGAAGGGACTGCCGGCGGAGATCAAGAAAGTGCCCATGGTGGTCCTGGTCAATAGCGGTTCGGCTTCCGCCTCCGAGATCGTCGCCGGGGCCCTGCAGGATCACAAGCGGGCCGTCATCATGGGCACCCAGACCTTCGGCAAGGGTTCCGTCCAGACGGTCCTGCCCCTGCCCGGCAATACCGCCATCAAGCTCACCACGGCACGCTACTACACGCCCAGCGGCCGCTCGATCCAGGCCAAGGGCATCGTTCCCGACATCGTGGTCGAGGAGACGGCCAACGGCACCCCCATGGCCAATGCCCGGGTGCGCGAAGCGGACCTCGAACGCCACCTCAACAACGACCGCGATGGCGAAGCGTCCAAGGAGGCGCCCAAGCCCGAGGCCAAGCCGGAAGCCAAACCGTCCCCCAAGACCCAGCCCAAACCCGGCAAGGGTGGGGACAAGAAGGAAGAAGCCGAGGACGAACTGCCGCCCCGGGTCGAATACGCGGGCAAGGGCGACTACCAGTTCGCCCAGGCCCTCAACCTTCTCAAGGGTCTGCAGATCATGCAGAATAAGACCCAGTAG
- a CDS encoding peptidoglycan DD-metalloendopeptidase family protein, whose protein sequence is MVKSFAQSFPASRSAFRNASRLSSPLPYAVLYLAAALAFALPAGAAEQKAKPRAVKSRSTPPPVAAPEIADRQADLQELRGRIEALRKDLASSEENRADAADRLRESEREISNLQRSLHRLGNQRGELQARLNDLGRQSQDLGATLNQQQAQLEKLLYRQYLRGNPDSLHIALNGDDPNQVARDLHYLAAIARSRAELVGEIGATLERKKTLAASAREQAEALAEVEAEQKSQHQELHKQRNDRKAVLAEVADRVKRQRKEIGSLEQNEKRMSQLVERLSRLLAAQAAKAAQEAKAAQEARAAQAARQARARPAQGEADPPSPAEASRPPPARTAEPENRLEPVANNGAFARLRGSLRLPVRGTLAGRYGAAREGGGSWKGLFIRAGNGADVKAVAGGRVVFSEWMRGFGNLLIIDHGDAYLTIYGNNDSLLKQVGEAVRGGETVATVGNSGGNPDSGLYFELRHQGQPVDPMKWASLK, encoded by the coding sequence ATAGTCAAATCGTTTGCACAGAGCTTTCCTGCGTCCCGAAGCGCTTTCCGGAACGCATCCCGCCTTTCCTCCCCCTTGCCTTACGCCGTCCTCTACCTCGCCGCCGCCCTGGCGTTCGCCTTGCCTGCCGGCGCCGCCGAGCAGAAGGCCAAGCCCCGCGCGGTCAAGAGCCGTTCCACCCCGCCCCCCGTCGCCGCGCCGGAAATCGCCGACCGCCAGGCGGATTTGCAGGAATTGCGCGGGCGCATCGAGGCCCTGCGCAAGGATCTCGCCAGCAGCGAGGAAAACCGGGCCGACGCCGCCGACCGCCTGCGCGAGTCGGAACGGGAAATCTCCAATCTCCAGCGCAGCCTGCATCGCCTGGGCAACCAGCGCGGCGAATTGCAGGCCCGCCTAAACGATCTGGGGCGCCAGTCCCAGGATCTGGGCGCCACCCTGAACCAGCAGCAGGCGCAGTTGGAGAAGCTGCTCTACCGCCAGTACCTGCGCGGCAACCCGGATTCGCTCCACATTGCCCTCAACGGCGACGACCCCAATCAGGTGGCGCGGGATCTGCATTACCTGGCGGCCATCGCCCGCAGCCGGGCGGAACTGGTGGGGGAAATCGGAGCCACCCTGGAACGCAAGAAGACCCTCGCGGCAAGCGCCCGGGAGCAGGCGGAGGCCCTGGCCGAGGTAGAGGCGGAACAGAAGAGCCAGCACCAGGAATTGCACAAGCAGCGCAATGACCGCAAGGCGGTCCTGGCCGAGGTGGCCGACCGCGTCAAGCGTCAACGCAAGGAAATCGGCAGCCTGGAGCAGAACGAAAAGCGCATGTCACAACTGGTCGAGCGCCTTTCCCGCCTGCTCGCGGCGCAGGCGGCCAAGGCAGCGCAGGAGGCCAAGGCGGCCCAGGAAGCCCGGGCGGCTCAGGCGGCTCGCCAGGCCCGCGCCCGCCCGGCGCAGGGCGAAGCCGATCCGCCCTCGCCCGCGGAGGCTTCCCGGCCACCGCCCGCCCGCACGGCGGAGCCCGAGAACCGTCTCGAACCCGTAGCCAACAACGGCGCCTTCGCCCGGCTGCGGGGCAGCCTGCGCCTGCCGGTGCGGGGCACCCTGGCCGGCCGTTACGGCGCCGCCCGGGAAGGCGGCGGTTCCTGGAAGGGCCTGTTCATCCGCGCCGGCAACGGTGCCGACGTCAAGGCCGTGGCGGGTGGAAGAGTCGTCTTTTCGGAATGGATGCGAGGCTTTGGCAATCTGCTCATCATCGACCATGGCGACGCCTACCTGACCATCTACGGCAACAACGATTCCCTGCTCAAACAGGTGGGCGAAGCCGTGCGCGGCGGCGAGACCGTGGCCACCGTGGGCAACAGCGGGGGCAATCCGGATTCCGGTTTATACTTCGAGCTTCGTCACCAGGGGCAACCCGTAGACCCCATGAAATGGGCCAGTTTGAAATGA
- a CDS encoding winged helix-turn-helix transcriptional regulator, whose product MDKQEHIETAARALKAIAHPLRLKILCVLGDQEACVQEIVEAVGTSQSNISQHLAILREKDVLLTRKDANRVYYRVGDARILQLIGMMREVFCGEDD is encoded by the coding sequence ATGGACAAGCAGGAACACATCGAAACGGCAGCCCGGGCCCTCAAGGCCATCGCCCACCCCTTGCGGCTCAAGATTCTCTGCGTCCTCGGCGACCAGGAAGCCTGTGTCCAGGAAATCGTCGAGGCGGTCGGGACTTCGCAGAGCAACATCTCGCAGCACCTGGCCATCCTGCGTGAGAAGGACGTGCTCCTCACGCGCAAGGATGCCAACCGCGTTTACTACCGTGTCGGCGACGCCCGCATACTTCAGCTCATCGGCATGATGCGCGAAGTGTTCTGCGGCGAAGACGACTGA
- a CDS encoding rhodanese-like domain-containing protein — translation MEFINQNILLIGVVVTSGLSLAWQFLAKNAAGLNPAQVTLLINREDAVVVDVREADEFASGHLPEARHIPAGKLGERLGEIEKFKERPVILCCASGIRSAKACGELKKAGFARPYSLDGGFDAWRQAGLPVRKGSRGK, via the coding sequence ATGGAATTCATCAATCAGAACATCCTCCTCATCGGCGTCGTCGTCACCAGCGGCCTCTCCCTCGCCTGGCAGTTTCTGGCCAAGAACGCCGCGGGCCTCAACCCCGCCCAGGTCACCCTGCTCATCAACCGGGAGGATGCCGTGGTCGTCGATGTGCGTGAAGCCGACGAGTTCGCCTCCGGCCACCTGCCGGAAGCGCGCCACATCCCCGCCGGCAAGCTCGGCGAACGCCTGGGTGAAATCGAAAAGTTCAAGGAGCGCCCGGTCATCCTCTGCTGCGCTTCGGGCATCCGCTCGGCCAAGGCCTGCGGCGAACTGAAGAAGGCCGGTTTTGCCCGCCCCTACAGCCTCGACGGCGGTTTCGACGCCTGGCGCCAGGCGGGCCTGCCGGTGCGCAAGGGCAGCCGCGGCAAGTGA
- the grxC gene encoding glutaredoxin 3 produces the protein MKPRVLMYTTAVCPYCIRAKQLLAARGVSAIDEVRVDLDPQRRDEMMQKTQRRTVPQIYIGDTHVGGCDDLVALDAAGGLLPLLLGDNA, from the coding sequence ATGAAGCCCCGCGTCCTCATGTACACCACCGCGGTGTGCCCCTACTGCATCCGCGCCAAGCAGTTGCTGGCGGCCCGGGGGGTCAGCGCCATCGACGAGGTGCGGGTGGACCTCGATCCCCAGCGGCGGGATGAAATGATGCAGAAAACACAACGCCGCACCGTTCCCCAAATCTACATCGGCGACACCCACGTCGGCGGCTGCGACGACCTCGTGGCCCTGGACGCCGCGGGCGGATTGTTGCCCTTGCTCCTGGGCGACAACGCCTGA
- the secB gene encoding protein-export chaperone SecB, with product MDQNQQPVFSIEKLYVKDLSVEVPNAPQIYLEREAPKVEITLNTQGTGVGDGVFEVVLTVTVTAKLEDKTVFLVEVGQSGIFRIQNVPNEQIEPLIAIACPNILYPYAREAVSDAVTRAGFNAIVLQPVNFEAMYMARLQQQQAEQGDAPAAPLQ from the coding sequence ATGGATCAGAATCAGCAGCCGGTGTTCAGCATCGAAAAACTCTACGTCAAGGATCTCTCCGTCGAGGTGCCCAACGCCCCCCAGATCTACCTCGAACGGGAGGCTCCCAAGGTCGAGATTACGCTCAACACCCAAGGCACTGGCGTCGGCGACGGCGTCTTCGAAGTGGTCCTGACGGTCACCGTCACCGCCAAGCTGGAAGACAAGACCGTCTTTCTGGTCGAAGTCGGCCAGTCCGGCATCTTCCGCATCCAGAACGTGCCCAACGAGCAGATCGAGCCCCTCATCGCCATCGCCTGCCCCAACATCCTCTACCCCTACGCCCGGGAAGCGGTCTCCGACGCCGTCACCCGCGCCGGCTTCAACGCCATCGTGCTGCAGCCGGTCAATTTCGAAGCCATGTACATGGCCCGCTTGCAACAGCAGCAGGCGGAGCAGGGCGACGCCCCGGCCGCCCCCCTGCAATAA
- a CDS encoding UPF0175 family protein, with the protein MNTMIIELPVEGLPSPAELPSNFSDEARYLLALKLFEQGRISSGKAGRLAGMGRVEFLLAASRDGVPVVDMTEDEITREFSA; encoded by the coding sequence ATGAACACGATGATTATCGAATTGCCTGTCGAGGGACTTCCCTCGCCTGCCGAGCTCCCGAGCAACTTCTCTGACGAGGCGCGTTATCTGCTGGCGCTCAAGCTCTTTGAGCAGGGAAGAATTTCTTCCGGCAAGGCTGGGCGGCTGGCGGGCATGGGGCGGGTCGAATTTCTGCTGGCAGCGAGCCGCGATGGCGTGCCCGTCGTGGACATGACCGAGGATGAGATCACCCGGGAATTTTCGGCGTGA
- a CDS encoding DUF3368 domain-containing protein: MMLERAVVNAGPLVALSLVGRLDLLPALFKEFCIPETVFREVALAGLGRPGAAALADEPWAKRVRISPEPDPLLVVELDAGEASVISLARVCPPCMAIIDEKRGRRIAHHVYGLPVKGTPGLLAEARRRGLLSDLRATLGDLRQSGYYLSDAVIEGACRAGGEA; encoded by the coding sequence GTGATGCTTGAACGTGCGGTGGTCAATGCCGGCCCGCTGGTCGCTTTGTCGCTGGTGGGGCGGCTTGATCTTCTGCCTGCGCTGTTCAAGGAATTCTGTATCCCTGAAACGGTATTCCGTGAAGTCGCGCTTGCCGGTCTTGGTCGCCCCGGCGCGGCAGCGCTCGCCGATGAGCCCTGGGCCAAACGGGTGCGGATCTCTCCCGAGCCCGACCCGCTTCTGGTGGTGGAACTCGACGCGGGAGAAGCAAGCGTCATCAGCCTGGCACGTGTCTGCCCCCCGTGCATGGCAATTATCGACGAGAAGCGTGGGCGGCGCATCGCTCACCATGTGTATGGCCTGCCGGTAAAGGGAACGCCAGGCCTGCTTGCAGAAGCCAGGCGACGCGGCCTTCTGAGCGATCTGCGCGCTACGCTGGGCGATTTGAGGCAATCCGGCTACTACCTCTCGGACGCGGTCATCGAAGGTGCCTGCAGGGCAGGCGGCGAAGCCTGA